The following are encoded together in the Nitrospinaceae bacterium genome:
- a CDS encoding amidohydrolase: MHIDVHCHIFPDDYVDLMEKEGPKYGVTVHTDDEGEKHCTLKGVRQPPLTPFTNTDVRLGTMKEMGLDMNILSFSSRPGVYWADPQLAEELSQTANDGYAQIIKAMPEKFSGMATLPAQDAERSVKELERAVTKLGLKGGFMGTNVNGRYMDDESFYPIYEAAAALKVPIIVHPANPAAMNEMRDYHLFNFIGFTTESANSIARLIFSGVFDRFPDLEFIFLHGGGTAPYLIGRFMHGWEVRPECQDIKRSPIEYMREHFYFDSLVFHPPIVRFLVDLMGSERIMLGTDLPYDMTDTQIVQTLESAGLSEEEYANITHLNAQKLFKL, from the coding sequence ATGCACATAGATGTTCATTGCCATATTTTTCCCGATGATTACGTTGATCTTATGGAGAAAGAGGGACCCAAGTACGGAGTTACGGTTCACACCGACGATGAAGGTGAGAAGCACTGCACCCTGAAAGGCGTTCGCCAACCCCCCCTCACCCCTTTCACAAATACCGACGTGCGCCTTGGGACGATGAAAGAAATGGGGCTCGACATGAATATCCTCTCTTTTTCCTCGCGTCCCGGTGTCTATTGGGCAGACCCACAACTCGCCGAGGAGCTTTCCCAGACCGCTAACGATGGATATGCACAGATCATCAAAGCCATGCCCGAGAAATTCTCCGGCATGGCCACCCTGCCCGCGCAGGATGCCGAGAGATCCGTCAAAGAACTCGAACGCGCAGTAACCAAGCTGGGCCTCAAAGGCGGCTTCATGGGCACGAACGTCAACGGCCGATACATGGACGATGAAAGCTTCTACCCCATCTACGAGGCTGCAGCCGCCCTCAAAGTCCCCATCATCGTCCACCCGGCCAACCCAGCGGCGATGAACGAAATGCGTGACTATCATCTATTTAACTTTATCGGGTTCACCACCGAGAGCGCCAACTCGATCGCCCGGCTGATTTTCTCTGGGGTTTTCGACCGCTTCCCAGATCTCGAGTTCATCTTTCTCCACGGCGGGGGCACAGCACCCTACCTGATTGGTCGCTTTATGCACGGCTGGGAAGTTCGCCCCGAGTGCCAGGACATCAAACGCTCGCCCATAGAATATATGCGCGAGCACTTTTATTTCGACTCCCTGGTATTCCATCCGCCCATTGTAAGATTTTTGGTAGACCTGATGGGAAGCGAACGCATCATGCTAGGAACAGACCTGCCCTACGACATGACGGACACGCAGATTGTGCAAACGCTTGAGTCCGCCGGTCTCAGCGAGGAAGAGTATGCGAACATCACGCACCTCAATGCGCAAAAGCTCTTCAAACTCTAA
- a CDS encoding TSUP family transporter — MWPSWEQTLIIFAAALLEGSVGFDFGLLAAPALGALLGVRDSVILISLPNLAIASAKVTSQKIPPELFKRLMPFIGAGGVGVAAGVFMLVTTPPIILKWGLGIFVLITAAYSFSNFRIEFDQRDETFFAYLAGLIAGWLSGLAYAGGPLSVIYLDSLQINRSRLARMMYISALAFAAVQVAMLSGTGNFLPLTAARSLLAVVPALAGFLIGRRLRGAVRPEFGYVAGLVLVVASALSLLIFAPGGWR; from the coding sequence ATGTGGCCATCCTGGGAACAAACGCTCATCATATTCGCTGCGGCCCTCCTTGAGGGATCTGTCGGGTTTGATTTCGGCCTGCTCGCCGCCCCGGCGTTAGGGGCCCTGCTCGGTGTGCGCGATTCGGTAATTCTCATCTCGCTTCCCAATCTCGCCATCGCATCGGCAAAAGTCACGAGCCAAAAAATACCACCCGAGCTCTTCAAACGTCTGATGCCCTTCATCGGCGCCGGTGGAGTAGGGGTTGCTGCCGGGGTTTTCATGCTTGTAACGACGCCTCCCATCATCCTCAAATGGGGACTGGGTATATTCGTTCTCATCACCGCAGCCTACAGCTTCTCCAATTTTCGCATCGAATTCGATCAGCGCGACGAAACTTTTTTCGCCTATCTGGCCGGATTAATCGCTGGCTGGCTAAGCGGGCTGGCCTACGCGGGAGGGCCACTCAGTGTAATTTACCTCGACAGCCTTCAGATAAATCGCTCGCGCCTGGCAAGAATGATGTATATTTCGGCGCTGGCTTTTGCGGCCGTTCAAGTGGCTATGCTGAGCGGGACAGGAAATTTTCTCCCGCTCACGGCCGCGCGGTCATTATTAGCGGTAGTTCCCGCCCTGGCCGGATTTTTAATTGGAAGGCGTCTTAGGGGAGCCGTGAGGCCAGAGTTCGGATATGTGGCGGGGCTGGTTCTTGTAGTCGCCTCGGCCCTGTCGCTGCTTATTTTCGCCCCCGGCGGCTGGCGATAA
- a CDS encoding flagellar brake protein: MLPVGSLILLVDPINKLRMQSRLIGWDEGGCLMLEQPTRGGSAVQLTKDLSLVGRGMYEGRVWGFKSNVLLQTVQPFRILFLAYPEQIEQMSLRKTERIQVSLDVFLSARKHDFKDLSNKKDASKGNIKNISNTGCSISCPFRFEVDMPIFVSCELPNGKVLENAMGFVRNVTRDQNENVYGVQLDERSGSLEGMREFVLLASKIVSKGDSENNS; encoded by the coding sequence GTGTTACCTGTGGGCTCCCTCATTTTGCTTGTTGATCCGATAAACAAGTTGCGAATGCAGTCGCGGCTCATCGGATGGGATGAGGGTGGTTGCTTGATGCTTGAGCAGCCCACCCGAGGGGGCTCGGCTGTTCAGCTGACAAAAGATCTTTCGCTTGTTGGCCGTGGAATGTACGAAGGTCGTGTTTGGGGATTCAAGTCCAATGTCCTTCTGCAAACTGTTCAGCCTTTTAGAATATTGTTTCTGGCTTATCCCGAACAGATCGAGCAGATGTCGCTTCGCAAGACCGAGCGAATTCAGGTGAGTCTCGATGTTTTTCTTTCGGCGAGAAAACATGATTTCAAAGACCTGAGTAATAAAAAAGATGCCTCAAAGGGCAACATAAAAAATATCAGCAACACGGGTTGCAGTATTTCTTGTCCGTTTCGGTTTGAAGTGGATATGCCCATATTCGTTTCGTGTGAACTGCCCAACGGCAAGGTCCTAGAGAATGCGATGGGTTTTGTCCGCAACGTGACGCGCGATCAAAACGAGAATGTTTACGGCGTGCAACTTGATGAGAGAAGTGGTTCTTTGGAAGGTATGCGCGAGTTCGTTTTGCTGGCCTCTAAAATTGTTTCAAAGGGCGATTCGGAAAATAATTCCTAG
- a CDS encoding KpsF/GutQ family sugar-phosphate isomerase has translation MDHIERGIRTLQIECDALARLPERLGADFVRAVESILDCKGRVVVTGIGKSGLVGQKIAATLSSIGAPSFFLHPSDGVHGDLGMVTGADVILALSYSGETEELLRVMPVFARLNTPVIAITGGKDSTLAKEAMAFLDVSVAQEACPMNLTPTASSTATMAMGDALAMAVLEASGFREEDFAGFHPGGSLGKSLLRVEDLMVTGDDVPTVGIEAPLNNVTSEISAKNLGMTCVVDASGSLAGIITDGDLRRGLGRTNGNLSANAGELMTPMPGTISVNLMAAAALQIMESKSITALVVMEEDDAKIQGIIHLHHLLRAGVV, from the coding sequence GTGGACCATATCGAGCGGGGAATCCGAACGCTGCAAATTGAATGCGATGCCTTGGCACGCTTGCCCGAGCGCTTGGGAGCGGATTTCGTGCGGGCGGTTGAAAGTATTTTGGATTGCAAAGGAAGAGTTGTTGTAACCGGTATCGGGAAGAGCGGTCTGGTGGGTCAGAAAATAGCGGCGACTCTTTCGAGCATCGGGGCGCCCTCGTTTTTCCTCCATCCTTCCGACGGCGTTCACGGGGACTTGGGTATGGTGACGGGGGCGGATGTCATCCTCGCTCTCTCCTACAGCGGGGAGACCGAAGAGCTTCTTCGCGTCATGCCCGTTTTCGCGCGACTCAATACCCCGGTTATTGCTATTACCGGAGGCAAGGACTCGACGCTTGCCAAGGAGGCCATGGCCTTTCTCGATGTCTCGGTGGCGCAAGAGGCTTGCCCGATGAACCTGACGCCGACTGCGAGCAGTACGGCGACAATGGCGATGGGCGATGCGCTGGCGATGGCGGTACTCGAGGCGAGCGGATTCCGTGAGGAGGATTTTGCGGGATTTCATCCCGGTGGATCGCTGGGAAAGAGCCTCCTAAGGGTCGAAGATCTCATGGTGACGGGAGATGATGTTCCCACCGTGGGTATTGAGGCTCCTTTGAATAATGTGACTAGTGAGATCAGCGCAAAAAACCTCGGCATGACCTGTGTGGTGGATGCCTCAGGAAGTCTTGCCGGAATAATTACGGACGGCGATCTTCGTCGGGGATTGGGGCGGACGAACGGAAATCTTTCGGCAAATGCTGGCGAGCTCATGACGCCCATGCCGGGTACGATTTCGGTTAATTTAATGGCGGCTGCAGCCCTCCAGATAATGGAATCAAAATCCATAACTGCTCTAGTTGTAATGGAGGAAGATGACGCAAAAATACAAGGAATCATTCATCTTCACCATCTCCTTCGTGCGGGTGTGGTTTGA
- a CDS encoding YebC/PmpR family DNA-binding transcriptional regulator yields MSGHSKWSTIKRKKGVLDAKRGKIFTKLIREITVAAKMGGGDPDGNPRLRMAIQNAKGANMPQDNVNRAITKGTGDMEGVIYEEFTYEGYGPGGVAILIPVLTENRNRTGSEVRHILSKRGGNLSEPNAVAWNFEKKGIFLILGEGLDEDNLMEVVLEAGAEDMEPADGNYEVRSEPESYEDVRAALEKNEIAVESAELAMLPKTTVQLEGKPAEQMLRLIEALEDNDDVQNVWANFDISEEEMEKISA; encoded by the coding sequence ATGTCCGGCCATTCAAAGTGGAGCACCATAAAACGGAAAAAAGGCGTCCTGGACGCCAAGCGGGGCAAGATTTTCACCAAGCTCATTCGTGAAATCACCGTCGCGGCGAAAATGGGCGGCGGCGATCCAGACGGCAACCCCCGCCTACGGATGGCGATCCAGAATGCCAAGGGTGCCAACATGCCGCAGGACAACGTCAACCGTGCCATCACTAAGGGGACGGGCGATATGGAAGGTGTCATTTACGAGGAGTTCACATACGAGGGCTACGGCCCCGGCGGCGTGGCAATACTTATCCCCGTGCTCACAGAAAACCGGAACCGAACGGGCTCCGAAGTGCGACACATCCTATCTAAACGCGGCGGCAACCTCTCCGAACCAAATGCGGTGGCATGGAATTTCGAGAAAAAAGGCATCTTCCTGATTCTCGGCGAGGGTTTGGACGAGGACAACCTCATGGAAGTTGTTCTTGAAGCAGGGGCCGAGGATATGGAGCCCGCCGATGGCAACTACGAAGTGCGCTCGGAGCCCGAGTCTTATGAAGATGTCCGCGCCGCACTTGAGAAAAACGAGATCGCCGTGGAATCGGCCGAACTCGCCATGCTGCCCAAGACTACGGTACAACTTGAGGGAAAACCCGCCGAGCAGATGTTGCGCCTGATAGAGGCGCTCGAAGACAACGACGATGTGCAAAATGTTTGGGCTAATTTCGATATCTCGGAAGAGGAAATGGAAAAAATTTCCGCCTAA
- a CDS encoding crossover junction endodeoxyribonuclease RuvC has protein sequence MPETEGTYRILGVDPGLGVTGYAVLAVEDPFSEPILVDGGVLRSNERAPLEERLGELHHDLSRVISDLSPAVMSVEDLYAHYNHPRTSIIMGHARGVIFLAAAQVGISVHSYGATEIKKSLVGVGRASKAQVQRMVQQRLGLDELPEPNDFADAVAAAYCYIDRTLRRTSTAQGVKQ, from the coding sequence TTGCCTGAAACAGAAGGCACCTACCGCATTCTAGGGGTTGATCCGGGGCTCGGAGTGACGGGTTATGCCGTGCTCGCCGTGGAGGACCCCTTCTCGGAGCCGATACTGGTTGACGGTGGTGTGCTCAGAAGCAACGAGCGCGCGCCTCTTGAAGAGCGCCTGGGAGAATTGCACCACGATCTCTCCCGGGTCATCTCGGACCTATCTCCCGCCGTCATGTCCGTCGAAGACCTTTACGCCCACTACAACCACCCGCGCACCTCTATCATCATGGGGCATGCCCGCGGGGTGATTTTCCTGGCCGCCGCACAGGTGGGCATCTCTGTGCACAGCTACGGCGCCACTGAGATAAAAAAATCCCTCGTCGGCGTAGGCCGGGCCTCTAAGGCACAGGTGCAGCGAATGGTGCAGCAACGACTTGGCCTCGATGAGCTTCCCGAGCCAAACGATTTTGCCGATGCCGTGGCGGCAGCCTACTGCTACATCGACCGCACCCTTCGCCGCACCAGCACAGCGCAGGGGGTGAAACAATGA